In Fusarium verticillioides 7600 chromosome 4, whole genome shotgun sequence, the following proteins share a genomic window:
- a CDS encoding translation initiation factor eIF-2B subunit epsilon yields MSHKGNSGKGKKSSKTGAESKSEDVLQAVVLADSFQDRFKPFTTEKPRCLLPLANTPLIEYTLEFLAMNGVNEVYIYCGAHTDQVEDYISRSRWSAAARTSPFSVLQFVRVSDARSAGDVLRDMDKRSLVDGDFILVHGDLVSNIMLDGALAAHRKRRQDSAANIMTMVLRSGGEDDHRTKTNGITPIFVVDTKTQRCLHYDEMSPLASDRYMSLDPAVVDELSTEFEIRSDLIDAQIDICTPEVLALWSESFDYELPRRNFLHGVLKDWELNGKMIYTEICEEGYAARASNLQQYDAISRDILGRWTYPFIPECNIVPKQAYQRHRPGVVVEHGAFYANTSQVQNSVIGRNSYIGPESRISNCIIGRDCKIGKNVILKDCYIWDDTTVGDDARIYRSIVADSVTIGENSTIAEGSLISFGATIGKSISPPKDTVISCVDSKGNPLTPDTELLGSGTNAAAFKDPEDDEVDERDPCQLQKSLMYNLFQFNISTSSVSTLSSEISEDIPDENSLHVDTTDPSRRTSFASDDAGDKLSFHSEAVHGLVDALRAESGDFDSAKLEFMGLRLSNDASDAMMRRAVATAFARHAVDLMTPEHGNLEPSKAAEQALRARKGAAKFINEVGIGGDDDNEAEQVEFIIALQKALTRSQGPEQSRVGTLLAAMLQQLYALDILEEEGILSWWGNERTVEGEAMTLLKEKCRVLVEWLENAEEEDDSDEE; encoded by the exons ATGTCGCACAAGGGCAATAGTGGCAAGGGCAAAAAGTCCTCAAAAACAGGAGCCGAGAGCAAAAGCGAGGATGTTCTCCAGGCGGTT GTCCTTGCCGACTCCTTTCAAGACAGATTCAAGCCCTTCACCACCGAGAAGCCAAGA TGTCTTCTCCCTCTCGCAAACACCCCCCTCATCGAGTATACCCTTGAATTTCTAGCCATGAACGGTGTCAACGAAGTCTACATCTACTGTGGTGCTCATACCGACCAAGTCGAAGACTACATCAGCCGATCTCGGTGGTCAGCAGCCGCGCGCACGTCTCCCTTTTCCGTTCTACAATTTGTCCGAGTCTCCGATGCCCGATCAGCCGGCGATGTCCTACGAGATATGGACAAGAGATCTCTTGTCGATGGCGATTTTATCCTCGTGCATGGCGACCTCGTGTCCAACATAATGCTTGATGGTGCTCTGGCGGCGCACCGAAAACGGAGGCAAGACAGCGCAGCCAATATCATGACAATGGTGTTGCGCAGTGGTGGAGAGGATGATCACCGAACAAAGACGAACGGAATCACGCCCATTTTTGTGGTCGACACAAAGACTCAACGATGTCTTCACTACGATGAGATGAGCCCCTTAGCAAGCGATCGATACATGTCATTAGATCCAGCTGTCGTGGATGAGCTATCCACCGAATTCGAGATTCGATCCGACCTCATCGATGCTCAGATCGACATTTGTACACCCGAGGTACTTGCGCTTTGGTCAGAAAGTTTCGACTACGAGCTTCCCAGGAGAAACTTCCTTCACGGCGTGCTCAAGGACTGGGAGCTGAACGGCAAGATGATCTATACTGAGATTTGCGAGGAGGGTTACGCAGCCCGAGCAAGCAATTTACAGCAGTACGACGCCATCAGCCGCGACATTCTAGGCCGATGGACTTATCCCTTCATTCCAGAGTGCAATATTGTTCCCAAACAGGCTTACCAGCGTCACAGACCAGGGGTTGTGGTCGAGCACGGTGCATTCTACGCGAATACTTCCCAAGTCCAGAACTCGGTCATCGGACGCAACAGCTACATTGGCCCGGAAAGTAGAATCTCCAATTGCATAATTGGGCGAGACTGCAAGATTGGTAAGAATGTCATTCTGAAGGACTGTTACATCTGGGATGACACCACAGTCGGGGACGACGCAAGGATATACAGATCTATCGTGGCAGATTCGGTCACTATTGGAGAGAACTCAACTATAGCAGAAGGTAGTCTCATCTCCTTTGGTGCCACCATTGGCAAGAGCATTAGTCCCCCTAAAGATACTGTCATTTCATGCGTCGATTCTAAGGGCAATCCCTTGACGCCGGATACCGAGTTGCTTGGATCTGGTACCAACGCCGCAGCATTCAAGgaccctgaggatgatgaggttgacgagaGAGACCCCTGCCAACTTCAGAAGAGTCTCATGTACAACCTTTTCCAGTTCAATATCTCCACCTCATCGGTGTCGACACTGTCTTCGGAAATCTCTGAAGATATTCCGGATGAGAATTCGCTGCACGTCGACACCACCGACCCTTCCCGCCGCACGTCCTTCGCCTCCGATGATGCTGGCGACAAACTCTCATTCCACAGCGAGGCCGTACACGGTCTGGTCGACGCTCTTCGTGCCGAGTCCGGTGATTTCGATTCGGCTAAGCTTGAGTTCATGGGCTTGCGTCTCTCCAACGATGCCTCGGACGCTATGATGCGCCGAGCTGTGGCCACTGCATTTGCCCGTCACGCAGTCGACCTCATGACCCCTGAGCACGGCAATCTCGAACCCAGCAAGGCCGCTGAACAAGCGTTAAGGGCTCGCAAGGGTGCAGCAAAGTTCATCAATGAGGTCGGAAttggtggcgatgatgataatgaggCCGAGCAAGTCGAGTTCATCATTGCGCTCCAGAAGGCACTCACGCGCTCCCAAGGACCCGAGCAGTCCCGTGTTGGCACTCTCCTCGCCGCAATGCTACAGCAGCTATATGCGctcgatatccttgaggaggagggtattCTGAGTTGGTGGGGTAATGAGCGTACCGTTGAAGGTGAGGCTATGACATTGCTGAAAGAAAAGTGTCGTGTGTTGGTGGAGTGGCTGGAGAacgccgaggaggaggatgacagTGATGAGGAATAG